TGCACGATGCCGAAGGGCGCGAGCGTCGCCGCGCGCACCGTGGGGCGCTCGCCCGGCCGGTTCGCCACGTTGAGGTTCAGCACCGTGCCCGGGGCCTCGGCGAGCAGGGCCGGGACGAGCGCGACGGTCGCCCCGGCCGCCTCGTCCCAGGCGTACTCGGTCGGGCGCAAGCCCACGTCGAGCGAGGACGCGATCGCGCGGGCGCCGCTCGCGCCGCCCGTGAGCGCCGCCCCCACCGTGCCCGAGTGCAGGATCGCGTGGCCGACGTTGGCTCCGCGGTTGACGCCCGAGAGCACGACGTCCGGCCGCCGGTCGAAGGCGCCGTGGGCGGCGATCAGCGCGATGAGCGCGGGGGCGGCGTGCACGGCGTAGGCCGGCGCATCGAGCCCGTCGAGGGCGACCCGCTCGACCCGCACGGCGCCGGACTGCGCGGCGCCCGGCATGAGGGCGGCGGTGATGGCCGCGCTGGTGCCGCTCGCGTCGCCGGCGGGCGCGGCCACGATGACGTCGAGGCCGGTGGCCTGCGCCCGGCGCGCGAGCGCGAGCAGGCCCGGAGAGGCGATGCCGTCGTCGTTCGTGACGAGTGCGGTCGTCATGTGCCGTCCCGCACGCCGGCGGCCAGCTCGTCGGGGGTGGTGGCCACGTCGTGCGGGTCCGCGTCGGCGACCTCCGCGATGCGCACGCGGGCCCGCATGGCCCGCACCGCCTCCGCGTCGGCCGTGCCGAGGCCGTGGCGTGTCACGTTCATCGCCCCCGCGGCCGCGCCGAGCGCGACCGCCTCGTCGAACTCCTCGCCCCGGGCGAGCGCGGCGACCGTCGCCGCGACGAAGGAGTCGCCGGATCCCGCGGCGTCGACGACCTCCATCCGGGGCACCTCCACCTCGGCGACGACGCCGTCGCGCAGGATCAGCGCCGCGCGCTCCGCGCAGGTCACGATGACGCGCTCCGCGCCCGCGGCGTGCAGGTCGCGCATGGCGCCGATGATGGTGTCGCGATCGGTGCCGGGGATGCGGTCGTCGCGCAGCAGCTCCTGCTCGCTCACCTTCGCGACGTCGACCCCGCCGGCGATCGCGGCGTCGAGGCGGCCTCCCGCGAGGTCCGCCACGACCGTCCCGCCGGTCGCGCGCACGTCGGCGGCGAGGCGCCGGTAGACGTCGTCGGGCACGACGTCGTCCCCGTGCGGTCCGCTCAGCAGGGTCACGCGGGAGTCGATGGCGGCGGTGAGGGTCCGTCCGTAGAGCTCGTCAAGCTCGTGGCGGTCGATGGCGTCGCCGCCCGTCTCGGCGACGACGGTGCGCGTGCCCTGCCGCCGGTCGTGCACGTACGCCGCGCCGCTGCCCTCGCGGAGCACGGCGTCGACCTCGATCCCCTCGTCGGCGAGCAGGTGGCCGAGCGCGCGTCCCACCTCGCCGGTGAGCACGGCGCACACCAGCACGGAGCAGCCGAGCTCCTGCAGCATCCGCGCCTGCCAGATCCCCTGCCCGCCCGCGTGCAGGTGGATGTCGGTGCCCTCGTCCTCCTCGACCGTGACGGTGAGC
This portion of the Agromyces rhizosphaerae genome encodes:
- the surE gene encoding 5'/3'-nucleotidase SurE; this encodes MTTALVTNDDGIASPGLLALARRAQATGLDVIVAAPAGDASGTSAAITAALMPGAAQSGAVRVERVALDGLDAPAYAVHAAPALIALIAAHGAFDRRPDVVLSGVNRGANVGHAILHSGTVGAALTGGASGARAIASSLDVGLRPTEYAWDEAAGATVALVPALLAEAPGTVLNLNVANRPGERPTVRAATLAPFGIVHTTMTERGEHEVELTVAELPTSPDPGSDVALLAEGYSTLTGVTAVGDSGVAARLLG
- a CDS encoding PfkB family carbohydrate kinase — its product is MEPGGNVRDIAIFAPSPLLTVTVEEDEGTDIHLHAGGQGIWQARMLQELGCSVLVCAVLTGEVGRALGHLLADEGIEVDAVLREGSGAAYVHDRRQGTRTVVAETGGDAIDRHELDELYGRTLTAAIDSRVTLLSGPHGDDVVPDDVYRRLAADVRATGGTVVADLAGGRLDAAIAGGVDVAKVSEQELLRDDRIPGTDRDTIIGAMRDLHAAGAERVIVTCAERAALILRDGVVAEVEVPRMEVVDAAGSGDSFVAATVAALARGEEFDEAVALGAAAGAMNVTRHGLGTADAEAVRAMRARVRIAEVADADPHDVATTPDELAAGVRDGT